The proteins below are encoded in one region of Paracoccus methylovorus:
- a CDS encoding HyaD/HybD family hydrogenase maturation endopeptidase, with product MPAEAPANILVLGIGNVLWADEGFGVRCVEEMAARHALPERVRLLDGGTQGLYLLPFLEEADALIVFDAVDYGLPPGTLKLVEGAEVPAFLGAKKMSLHQTGFQEVIATAQLLGRCPAQLMLIGCQPVELEDYGGGLRPEVAAQIDPAIGIALAKLAEWGVQAGEGATSGQLADPAIRREAYETGRPAASDACREGDARFFPGAG from the coding sequence ATGCCAGCGGAAGCGCCTGCAAATATCCTTGTTCTGGGGATCGGCAATGTGCTTTGGGCCGATGAGGGCTTCGGGGTGCGCTGCGTCGAAGAGATGGCCGCGCGCCATGCCTTGCCCGAACGGGTGAGGCTGCTTGATGGCGGCACGCAGGGGCTGTATCTGCTGCCCTTTCTGGAAGAAGCCGATGCGCTGATCGTCTTTGACGCGGTGGATTACGGACTGCCCCCCGGCACGCTGAAGCTGGTCGAAGGGGCAGAGGTTCCGGCCTTTCTGGGCGCCAAAAAAATGAGCCTGCACCAGACCGGCTTTCAAGAGGTGATCGCCACCGCCCAGCTGCTGGGGCGTTGCCCGGCGCAGCTGATGCTGATCGGCTGCCAGCCGGTCGAACTGGAGGATTACGGAGGAGGGCTCCGCCCCGAAGTGGCCGCGCAGATCGACCCTGCCATCGGGATTGCGCTGGCGAAGCTGGCCGAATGGGGCGTTCAGGCCGGCGAGGGTGCGACCTCGGGCCAGCTTGCGGATCCGGCGATCCGGCGCGAGGCCTATGAGACGGGCCGCCCCGCCGCCTCTGATGCCTGCCGCGAGGGCGATGCGCGCTTTTTCCCGGGGGCCGGCTGA
- a CDS encoding HypC/HybG/HupF family hydrogenase formation chaperone — protein MCMGIPMRLAQVDGIAGQSEGGDLIDLSLTADAQAGDWVLTFLGTAHEVIDADRAARIAAALQGLRAVMAGGDASGAFADLEGRTPALPSHLQAALAAGRKTG, from the coding sequence ATGTGCATGGGCATCCCGATGCGGCTGGCGCAGGTCGACGGCATCGCCGGGCAAAGCGAGGGCGGCGATCTGATCGACCTCAGCCTGACCGCCGATGCGCAAGCCGGCGACTGGGTGCTGACCTTCCTCGGCACGGCGCATGAGGTGATCGACGCTGACCGCGCCGCACGGATCGCGGCGGCATTGCAGGGGTTGCGGGCGGTCATGGCGGGGGGCGACGCTTCGGGCGCCTTTGCCGATCTCGAGGGTCGCACCCCGGCGCTTCCGTCCCATCTTCAGGCGGCGCTGGCCGCAGGCCGCAAAACGGGTTGA
- a CDS encoding thioredoxin domain-containing protein, with the protein MHDHSHDILHSPGGGALHPLLARLEAEFGWPRLHSLHDVAEFTARPGLHCLFVPGDPARNLETVDAAVILPELRMAFQNAFDCAVVDDAIEATVRETHRALKTPGFLFFRDASYLGSIEKIRDWNDYIARTSHILSLPG; encoded by the coding sequence ATGCATGACCATTCCCACGACATTCTGCACAGCCCCGGCGGGGGCGCCCTGCACCCGCTGCTGGCGCGGCTGGAGGCCGAATTCGGCTGGCCACGCCTGCATTCGCTGCATGACGTCGCAGAGTTTACCGCCCGCCCCGGTCTGCATTGCCTGTTCGTTCCGGGCGACCCCGCCCGCAATCTGGAGACGGTGGACGCGGCGGTGATCCTGCCGGAACTGCGCATGGCCTTTCAGAACGCCTTTGATTGCGCCGTGGTGGATGACGCCATCGAAGCAACGGTCCGCGAAACCCACAGGGCGCTGAAAACGCCGGGTTTTCTGTTCTTCCGCGATGCCTCTTATCTTGGCTCGATCGAGAAGATCCGCGACTGGAACGATTACATCGCCCGCACCAGCCACATCCTCTCGCTGCCGGGTTGA
- a CDS encoding hydrogenase expression/formation protein yields MAQNFHLPPVGFGPGSQPDDGEGLEWLPLPSGMRTYDMHLPEVGNVAPLAPALAMLAEIAAACDRVAQGAAPVSFDLSALDAANRALMAETLGQGEVSLRVRGVPAVAVQESVFAGVWVLKAEGIDRVEVAPVPQLALTRAFHAQRPAIRALAPRAPGVVNAPALLAELMDKSLSWRGPGDLHVVNLTLIPHTEEDLLWLDQALGEGSVTILSRGYGNCRITATAQDRLWRVQFFNSMDVLILDTFEVTAMPEVVLAAPEDLADSAGRIREVLGAIR; encoded by the coding sequence ATGGCCCAGAATTTTCACCTGCCCCCTGTTGGTTTCGGCCCCGGATCGCAGCCCGACGATGGCGAGGGGCTGGAGTGGCTGCCGCTGCCCTCCGGGATGCGCACCTATGACATGCATCTGCCCGAGGTCGGGAATGTCGCGCCTCTGGCGCCCGCGCTGGCGATGCTGGCCGAAATCGCCGCGGCCTGCGATCGTGTGGCCCAGGGGGCGGCGCCGGTGTCGTTCGATCTGTCCGCGCTGGATGCGGCCAACCGGGCGCTGATGGCGGAAACGCTGGGTCAGGGCGAGGTGTCGCTGCGCGTGCGCGGCGTGCCGGCGGTGGCCGTGCAGGAAAGCGTCTTTGCCGGGGTCTGGGTGCTGAAGGCCGAGGGGATCGACCGGGTCGAGGTCGCGCCCGTGCCGCAGCTTGCCCTGACGCGGGCGTTCCATGCGCAGCGCCCGGCGATCAGGGCCCTGGCCCCGCGCGCGCCGGGGGTGGTGAACGCCCCTGCCTTGCTGGCTGAACTGATGGACAAATCCCTGTCCTGGCGTGGCCCCGGTGATCTGCATGTGGTGAACCTGACCCTGATTCCGCATACCGAAGAGGATCTGCTCTGGCTCGATCAGGCTCTGGGCGAGGGGTCGGTGACCATCCTGTCGCGCGGCTATGGCAATTGCCGCATCACCGCGACCGCGCAGGATCGTCTGTGGCGGGTGCAGTTCTTCAACTCGATGGATGTGCTGATCCTCGATACCTTCGAGGTGACCGCCATGCCCGAGGTGGTGCTGGCCGCGCCCGAGGATCTGGCGGACAGCGCGGGCCGCATTCGTGAAGTGCTGGGGGCGATCCGATGA
- the hybE gene encoding [NiFe]-hydrogenase assembly chaperone HybE, which yields MSVETARGGFEGSYLGANDRISPQAIMECKICWTSYDPAEGDEYRQVLPGTPFAALPADWKCPGCDAPKQQFIVREDPGSDEMRIAAEIERRCARLVADFREVFNAKMRDVPIINQALHVEAMAFRPWQGGFLGVLIAPWFMNLIWLPGEDQDWSALKAGEKEVVAFPSGEYEFIHNSREMTGPYKACSLFSPMADFTSQLQAVEVARAVMVELFKPENRDGTDRAAEIRAAREAELAPPSEAGPASDAPIPNPRPTRRALLTGGLAAAPAEGDDPEISGGVE from the coding sequence ATGAGCGTCGAGACCGCACGGGGCGGGTTCGAGGGGTCTTATCTGGGCGCCAATGACCGGATCAGCCCGCAGGCGATCATGGAATGCAAGATCTGCTGGACCAGCTATGACCCGGCCGAGGGGGATGAATACCGGCAGGTTCTGCCCGGCACGCCGTTCGCGGCCTTGCCCGCCGACTGGAAATGTCCCGGCTGCGACGCGCCGAAGCAACAGTTCATCGTGCGCGAGGATCCCGGCTCTGACGAGATGCGGATCGCGGCCGAGATCGAGCGGCGCTGCGCCCGGCTGGTCGCCGACTTCCGCGAGGTCTTCAACGCAAAGATGCGCGACGTGCCGATCATCAATCAGGCGCTGCATGTCGAGGCGATGGCCTTTCGTCCCTGGCAGGGCGGCTTTCTGGGGGTGCTGATCGCGCCCTGGTTCATGAACCTGATCTGGCTGCCGGGCGAGGATCAGGACTGGTCGGCCCTGAAGGCGGGCGAGAAAGAGGTGGTCGCCTTTCCCTCGGGCGAATATGAATTCATCCATAACAGCCGCGAGATGACCGGCCCTTACAAGGCCTGTTCGCTGTTCTCGCCGATGGCGGATTTCACCAGCCAGTTGCAGGCCGTCGAGGTCGCGCGCGCGGTGATGGTCGAGCTGTTCAAACCCGAAAACCGCGACGGGACCGACCGCGCCGCCGAGATTCGCGCCGCCCGCGAGGCCGAGCTTGCACCGCCGTCCGAGGCCGGACCGGCATCGGATGCACCGATCCCCAATCCGCGCCCCACGCGCCGGGCGCTGCTGACCGGCGGGCTGGCCGCTGCTCCGGCAGAGGGCGACGATCCGGAGATATCCGGGGGCGTGGAATGA
- the hypA gene encoding hydrogenase maturation nickel metallochaperone HypA, whose product MHEMSLCEGIRGIVEDQARRHGFSRVTRMRLEIGRFAGVEKAALSFAFDVVMRGSPAEGAVLEMIDLPGRAMCFDCAEQVELDDRLSPCPLCGGGRLMPETGDEMRIRDMEVI is encoded by the coding sequence ATGCATGAGATGTCGCTTTGCGAAGGGATCCGCGGCATTGTAGAGGATCAGGCCCGCCGCCACGGTTTTTCCCGCGTGACCCGGATGCGGCTGGAAATCGGGCGCTTTGCCGGGGTGGAAAAGGCCGCGCTGAGCTTTGCCTTTGACGTGGTCATGCGCGGCAGCCCGGCCGAGGGCGCGGTCCTGGAAATGATCGACCTGCCGGGCCGGGCAATGTGTTTCGACTGTGCCGAACAGGTGGAATTGGACGACCGCCTGTCGCCCTGTCCCCTTTGTGGCGGTGGCAGGCTGATGCCCGAGACGGGGGACGAAATGCGGATCAGGGATATGGAGGTGATCTGA
- the hypB gene encoding hydrogenase nickel incorporation protein HypB yields the protein MCGICGCGSTVTVDGREISHDEAHRLGLAHEHAQDHSHGHGHSHAANGHAHDHGSGDHHHHHHDHAPGHGHHHDYGAGAAGLSVPGLTQQRLIEVETSLLARNDGLAAGNRRVLSALRAFAVNLVSSPGSGKTTLLCRTISMLEGQPLAVIEGDQQTENDADRIRATGARAVQVNTGKGCHLDAQMVGGAMDALRLEPASLLFIENVGNLVCPAAFDLGEDAKVAILSVTEGEDKPLKYPDMFTAARLAILNKIDLAPHCDADPEVYEANLRRVNPGIDILRLSARTGEGMQAWIDWLRAGLATKS from the coding sequence ATGTGTGGGATTTGCGGTTGCGGCAGCACGGTGACGGTGGACGGGCGCGAGATCAGCCATGACGAGGCGCACCGGCTGGGCCTGGCCCATGAGCACGCGCAGGATCACAGCCATGGCCATGGGCACAGCCATGCCGCGAATGGTCACGCGCATGACCATGGTTCCGGCGATCACCACCACCATCATCACGACCATGCGCCGGGCCATGGTCACCATCACGACTACGGCGCGGGCGCGGCGGGTCTGTCGGTGCCGGGCCTGACGCAGCAGCGGCTGATCGAGGTCGAGACCTCGCTTCTGGCCCGCAATGACGGGTTGGCTGCGGGCAACCGGCGGGTACTTTCGGCGCTGCGAGCCTTTGCGGTCAACCTTGTCTCATCGCCCGGTTCTGGCAAGACCACGTTGCTGTGCCGGACCATCTCGATGCTGGAAGGCCAACCGCTGGCGGTGATCGAGGGCGACCAGCAGACCGAGAACGATGCCGACCGGATCCGCGCCACCGGCGCGCGGGCGGTGCAGGTCAATACCGGCAAGGGCTGCCATCTGGATGCGCAGATGGTGGGCGGTGCGATGGATGCGCTGCGGCTGGAACCGGCCTCGCTGCTGTTCATCGAAAATGTCGGCAATCTGGTCTGCCCCGCGGCTTTTGATCTGGGCGAGGATGCCAAGGTCGCGATCCTGTCGGTGACCGAGGGTGAAGACAAGCCCTTGAAATACCCTGATATGTTTACGGCCGCAAGGCTTGCCATCCTGAACAAGATCGACCTTGCCCCCCATTGCGATGCCGATCCCGAGGTCTATGAGGCCAACCTGCGGCGGGTGAACCCCGGCATAGACATCCTGCGCCTTTCGGCCCGCACCGGCGAGGGGATGCAGGCCTGGATCGACTGGCTGCGTGCCGGTCTGGCGACAAAGTCCTGA
- a CDS encoding sigma-54-dependent transcriptional regulator produces the protein MPTPRPFVLLVDDEPHSLSAMRMALEDEFEILTAPDAAAAARLMEEEWVQVVVCDQRMPGQTGVEFLTGLRERWPETVRLLITGYTDPSAIVDAINLAGIHQFIAKPWHPDQLLMAVRNAAQLFHLARENERLALEMRRLASTSETRLEKRRRALRQGQGFDSVLRAPNSPMNATVDAARHYAAFDVPVLLTGEQGTGKEQLAQAMHLASLRADRPFYALDLTGMPDELVMVELLGARRGAVAGGTSRIGLIQKADRGTLYLSGIETITPELQLVLLRILSGRGFTPVGGQETLTSNLRLIAGAGTDLAALVTEGRFRADLYYALAVAEIAVPPLRARRGDIAMLAQHMLAELAARHGKLVHGFDGPALEFLESYDWPGNLRELSNEITRMLILAQDSVLGADLISRPILQGPPGEDGAGRLTQAVLAGVGSLKERVELIEMRILRETLTRHRWNKSRAAAELGVSRVGLRAKLDRYGVKDPAERQATPEEEE, from the coding sequence ATGCCCACGCCGCGCCCCTTTGTCCTGCTGGTGGATGACGAGCCGCATTCGCTTTCGGCGATGCGCATGGCGCTTGAGGATGAGTTTGAAATCCTGACCGCCCCGGATGCCGCCGCCGCCGCCCGGCTGATGGAAGAGGAATGGGTGCAGGTAGTGGTCTGCGACCAGCGGATGCCCGGCCAGACCGGGGTGGAGTTCCTGACCGGGCTGCGCGAGCGCTGGCCGGAAACGGTGCGGCTTCTGATAACCGGCTATACCGATCCCTCGGCCATCGTCGATGCGATCAATCTTGCCGGCATCCATCAGTTCATCGCCAAGCCCTGGCATCCCGACCAGTTGCTGATGGCGGTGCGCAATGCGGCGCAGCTTTTCCATCTTGCGCGCGAGAATGAACGTCTGGCGCTGGAGATGCGCCGGCTTGCCTCGACCTCCGAAACCCGGCTGGAAAAGCGCCGGCGGGCGTTGCGTCAGGGGCAGGGCTTCGACAGCGTGCTGCGTGCGCCCAACTCGCCCATGAACGCCACGGTTGATGCGGCGCGGCATTATGCGGCCTTCGATGTGCCGGTGCTGCTGACGGGCGAGCAGGGCACCGGCAAGGAGCAGCTTGCGCAGGCGATGCATCTGGCCTCGCTGAGGGCGGACCGGCCCTTTTACGCGCTGGATCTGACCGGAATGCCCGATGAGCTGGTCATGGTCGAGCTGCTGGGCGCGCGGCGCGGGGCGGTGGCCGGGGGAACCAGCCGGATCGGCCTGATTCAAAAGGCGGATCGCGGGACGCTGTATCTGTCGGGGATCGAGACCATCACGCCCGAATTGCAGCTTGTGCTTTTGCGCATCCTGTCCGGGCGCGGCTTCACGCCGGTCGGCGGGCAAGAGACGCTGACCAGCAATCTGCGCCTGATCGCCGGCGCCGGCACGGATTTGGCGGCTCTGGTCACCGAAGGGCGTTTTCGCGCCGACCTCTATTACGCTCTGGCGGTGGCCGAAATTGCGGTGCCGCCCCTGCGCGCTCGGCGCGGCGATATCGCCATGCTGGCCCAGCACATGCTGGCCGAGCTGGCGGCCCGTCATGGCAAGCTGGTGCATGGTTTTGACGGGCCCGCGCTGGAATTTCTGGAAAGTTACGACTGGCCCGGCAATCTGCGCGAATTGTCGAACGAGATCACCCGGATGCTGATCCTTGCGCAAGACAGCGTTCTGGGCGCCGATCTGATCTCTCGCCCGATCCTGCAGGGTCCGCCGGGTGAGGATGGCGCCGGCCGTCTGACCCAGGCGGTGCTTGCCGGCGTCGGCAGCCTGAAAGAGCGGGTCGAACTGATCGAAATGCGTATCCTGCGCGAGACGCTGACCCGCCATCGCTGGAACAAAAGCCGCGCGGCGGCCGAGCTGGGTGTGTCGCGGGTGGGCCTGCGCGCCAAGCTGGACCGCTATGGCGTCAAGGACCCGGCCGAGCGTCAGGCCACCCCGGAAGAGGAGGAATAG
- the hypC gene encoding HypC/HybG/HupF family hydrogenase formation chaperone, producing the protein MCLGIPGRIIAMTDPARMMAMAEVSGVRREVNIACVAEGPPEGLIGRWVLIHVGFAMSLIDEDEAARTLAALHELGEAQEALEQMAEADREMAR; encoded by the coding sequence ATGTGTCTGGGAATTCCCGGTCGCATCATCGCCATGACCGATCCCGCGCGGATGATGGCCATGGCCGAGGTCTCGGGCGTGCGCCGCGAGGTCAATATCGCCTGCGTGGCCGAGGGGCCGCCCGAGGGGCTGATCGGCCGCTGGGTGCTGATCCATGTCGGTTTCGCCATGAGCCTGATCGACGAGGACGAGGCGGCGCGCACGCTGGCCGCGCTGCATGAACTGGGCGAGGCGCAAGAGGCGCTTGAACAGATGGCCGAAGCCGACCGGGAGATGGCACGATGA
- the hypD gene encoding hydrogenase formation protein HypD translates to MKFASEFRDPKAARALLAAIARRAEQIGASREKPVHIMEICGGHTHSIFRYGLDKLVHEGVEFIHGPGCPVCVLPRARIDESIQIARRPGVIFTTFGDAMRVPGRSQSLLQARAAGADIRMVYSPLDALALARKYPERDVVFFGLGFETTTPSTALAIQQAAREGLGNFSVFCNHITVPEPIHALLKDPHMVLDGFIGPGHVSMVIGVHPYDFIARDFQKPLVVAGFEPTDLLQSVLIVLDQIAEGRAEVENQYARVVPEEGNPVSLAAIADVYERRPSFEWRGLGEIDASGLRIRPKYAAFDAEEKFGIGYAVARNPAPEPEGCACGAVMTGRVKPTACPHFGKGCTPEMPLGALMVSSEGACAAYWQYGGARVAAE, encoded by the coding sequence ATGAAATTCGCTTCGGAATTCCGCGATCCCAAGGCGGCGCGCGCGCTGCTGGCCGCGATTGCCCGCCGCGCCGAGCAGATCGGCGCCAGCCGCGAAAAGCCGGTGCATATCATGGAGATCTGCGGCGGCCACACCCATTCGATCTTTCGCTATGGTCTGGACAAACTGGTGCATGAGGGCGTGGAATTCATCCACGGCCCCGGCTGTCCGGTTTGCGTTCTGCCGCGTGCGCGGATCGATGAATCCATCCAGATTGCCAGGCGTCCGGGCGTCATCTTCACCACCTTTGGCGATGCGATGAGGGTGCCGGGCCGGTCGCAATCGCTGTTGCAGGCGCGGGCGGCGGGGGCGGATATCCGCATGGTCTATTCGCCGCTGGATGCCCTGGCTCTGGCCCGGAAATACCCCGAACGCGACGTGGTGTTCTTTGGTCTGGGCTTCGAGACGACGACCCCTTCGACCGCGCTGGCCATCCAGCAGGCCGCGCGGGAAGGGTTGGGCAATTTCAGCGTCTTCTGCAACCATATCACCGTGCCCGAACCCATCCACGCCCTGCTGAAGGATCCGCATATGGTGCTGGACGGGTTCATCGGGCCGGGTCATGTCTCGATGGTCATCGGCGTGCATCCCTATGATTTCATTGCCCGGGACTTCCAGAAACCGCTTGTCGTCGCAGGTTTCGAGCCGACCGATCTTCTGCAATCGGTGCTGATTGTGCTGGACCAGATCGCCGAGGGGCGCGCCGAGGTCGAAAACCAATATGCCCGCGTGGTCCCCGAGGAGGGCAATCCGGTTAGTCTGGCCGCCATTGCCGATGTCTATGAACGGCGCCCCAGCTTTGAATGGCGCGGTCTGGGCGAGATCGACGCCAGCGGATTGCGCATCCGCCCGAAATACGCAGCCTTCGACGCCGAGGAAAAATTCGGCATCGGCTATGCGGTGGCGCGCAATCCCGCACCCGAACCCGAGGGCTGTGCCTGTGGCGCCGTCATGACGGGGCGGGTCAAACCTACGGCCTGCCCGCATTTCGGCAAGGGCTGCACGCCAGAGATGCCGCTGGGGGCGCTGATGGTCAGTTCGGAAGGGGCCTGTGCGGCCTATTGGCAATATGGCGGTGCGCGGGTTGCAGCGGAATAG
- the hypE gene encoding hydrogenase expression/formation protein HypE, translating into MNAMAFGTLRDSHVTLSHGGGGKAMADLIETVFFPAFGPGSGEDQARLTADALCEPGARLALTTDSFVVTPLEFPGGDIGKLAVCGTVNDLAVGGARPLWLSAAFIIEEGCEIALLQRVVASMAREAALAGVRIVTGDTKVVGRGSADGVFVTTSGVGVIPAGRDLVAARIRPGDVVLVNGVLGDHGAAILAARGDLALSTDLVSDCQGLGHLMEAVLAAAPGTRAARDATRGGLAAALNEMALAAGCGIEIREDALPLRPEVRGVCEILGLDPLYLANEGTLVLFVPEAEAEAALCAMRSRPEGQGAAIIGRAVAASEGGAHTARVQMVTSFGGRRIVDRLVGEQLPRIC; encoded by the coding sequence ATGAACGCAATGGCTTTTGGAACCCTGCGCGACAGCCATGTGACCCTGTCGCATGGCGGTGGCGGCAAGGCGATGGCCGATCTGATCGAGACCGTCTTTTTTCCCGCCTTCGGCCCCGGATCGGGCGAGGATCAGGCGCGGCTGACGGCGGATGCGCTGTGTGAACCCGGCGCGCGGCTGGCCTTGACCACCGACAGTTTCGTGGTCACGCCGCTGGAATTTCCCGGCGGCGATATCGGCAAGCTGGCGGTCTGCGGCACGGTGAACGATCTGGCCGTCGGCGGGGCACGACCGCTGTGGCTGTCGGCGGCGTTCATTATCGAGGAAGGCTGCGAGATTGCGCTGTTGCAGCGCGTGGTCGCCTCGATGGCGCGTGAGGCGGCGCTGGCCGGGGTGCGGATCGTGACCGGCGACACCAAGGTCGTCGGGCGCGGATCGGCGGACGGGGTGTTCGTCACCACCTCGGGCGTCGGCGTGATCCCGGCGGGGCGCGATCTGGTTGCGGCGCGGATCAGGCCGGGCGATGTCGTGCTGGTCAATGGCGTGCTGGGCGATCATGGCGCGGCCATTCTGGCGGCGCGCGGCGATCTGGCGCTGTCGACGGATCTGGTCTCGGACTGTCAGGGGCTTGGGCATCTGATGGAGGCGGTGCTGGCCGCCGCCCCCGGCACCCGAGCCGCCCGCGATGCGACCCGCGGAGGGCTTGCCGCGGCGCTGAATGAAATGGCGCTGGCGGCAGGATGCGGCATCGAAATCAGGGAAGATGCGCTGCCCCTGCGCCCCGAGGTGCGCGGGGTCTGCGAAATTCTTGGCCTTGATCCGCTCTATCTTGCCAATGAGGGAACCTTGGTCCTGTTCGTGCCCGAGGCCGAGGCTGAGGCTGCGCTGTGCGCGATGCGTTCCCGCCCCGAAGGGCAGGGCGCCGCAATCATCGGCCGCGCCGTCGCCGCATCCGAGGGGGGCGCCCATACGGCCCGTGTGCAGATGGTGACCTCCTTTGGCGGGCGCCGCATCGTCGACCGCCTCGTGGGCGAACAACTGCCGCGGATCTGCTGA
- a CDS encoding CNNM domain-containing protein, translating to MMTNPLFVTLATIALIILSAFFVIIEFALLGARRHRLEERAPTSPSARAALRGMNDLTLMLAGAQLGITITTFVLGAITKPAVHYALGPLLLEWGAPGWIAESASFFLSLLLVTFLHLVVGEMAPKSWAIANPERSAMAVGVLARAYIWPLRPVLHWINVIANRLVRASGVEPVESAAVGGQDAATIRQLVEHSADVGTLEPGLRRQLSGLIDLGTMPVESIISAGQTVTRVKPEATVAKVRDIASRTAHMRLLTNGGGAPRVIHVRDLLLKPDTAPAASVARPAFTLKAGTPIYEALASMRSASVQLAVVMNGDQITGVVTLADILRRVLPASPAPSATTRSPA from the coding sequence ATGATGACCAATCCGCTTTTCGTCACCTTGGCCACGATTGCCCTGATCATACTCAGCGCCTTTTTCGTGATCATTGAATTTGCCCTGCTTGGTGCGCGCCGCCACCGGCTGGAAGAACGCGCCCCCACCAGCCCTTCGGCCCGTGCTGCGCTACGCGGCATGAATGATCTGACCCTGATGCTGGCGGGCGCTCAACTTGGCATCACGATCACCACCTTTGTCCTTGGCGCGATCACCAAGCCTGCAGTCCACTACGCTCTCGGGCCGCTGCTCCTCGAATGGGGGGCGCCGGGCTGGATCGCCGAGAGCGCCTCGTTCTTTCTGTCGCTCTTGCTGGTCACCTTCCTCCATCTGGTCGTGGGCGAGATGGCACCCAAGTCCTGGGCTATCGCCAATCCCGAAAGGTCGGCGATGGCGGTCGGCGTTCTTGCTCGCGCCTATATCTGGCCACTGCGTCCTGTGCTGCACTGGATCAATGTCATCGCCAACAGGTTGGTGCGGGCGAGCGGCGTAGAGCCGGTCGAGAGCGCAGCGGTGGGCGGTCAGGACGCTGCCACGATCCGGCAGCTTGTCGAGCATTCAGCCGATGTCGGCACGCTGGAGCCGGGCTTGCGACGCCAGCTTTCCGGCTTGATCGATCTGGGCACGATGCCGGTCGAAAGCATCATCTCGGCGGGGCAGACCGTCACCAGGGTCAAACCGGAGGCGACGGTGGCGAAGGTGCGTGACATCGCCTCCCGGACGGCCCACATGCGCCTTCTGACCAATGGCGGTGGCGCGCCGCGGGTGATCCATGTGCGCGATTTGCTGCTCAAACCCGATACGGCCCCGGCTGCAAGCGTGGCACGGCCCGCCTTTACCCTGAAGGCCGGCACACCGATCTACGAGGCACTGGCGAGCATGCGTTCCGCAAGCGTGCAGCTGGCAGTGGTGATGAACGGGGATCAGATCACCGGTGTCGTCACCCTTGCCGACATCCTCCGGCGCGTCCTGCCCGCGTCACCGGCACCCTCCGCGACCACGCGCAGCCCCGCATGA